A genomic stretch from Podospora pseudoanserina strain CBS 124.78 chromosome 3, whole genome shotgun sequence includes:
- a CDS encoding hypothetical protein (EggNog:ENOG503P0R3; COG:S), which translates to MSSRPRRSAAQRATVKITDLADRDNKDNERTMSSRSSNRRSGNGIASVSRRPGSSPTGPADADQHIHLTVKTSSSKLRQATSGTSSNNNNNNSNNNSKRKAIPSTSTTRPGSSGGKRTRGGGNRYVIESSEGDDVDEEEEDEDEEEEEPKQEIEVKGNSNRSGLRNDLENDDDEEDEEEEEEEEDEDEDMDDGDDMDIDAEGEEDDDEDVDMSIAPPPPAIKVTKPQRGVAVPASKAKTTPVKAKPAIHYADDDDDEELSELESEPEDITMGVDAEEEEEEEEEEEEEDAEGEEEDIDAEGEEEIVVDDEDAEGGEDDDLDSELGSRGGTPDLSKLTARQRAKLGEASHEYLKLSDEVQAKKVFTAEELSMRRAEMARRRRNLSEKRNEEVKMETINKLLKKQAPKTNRKNALLAAGGYDTPDGTAEAAPRADPMFVRWVNNKDGSKVSVPDEILAGPAGRVFIKGGLASGRMVEEVS; encoded by the exons ATGTCGTCCCGGCCGCGTCGCTCGGCCGCTCAGCGCGCCACCGTGAAAATCACTGACCTCGCCGACAGAGATAACAAGGATAACGAGCGCACCATGTCGTCACGCTCGTCCAACCGCCGTTCAGGAAACGGCATCGCCTCTGTGTCGCGGAGACCCggatcctcccccaccgGTCCTGCAGATGCCGACCAGCATATCCACTTAACAGTCAAGACCTCATCTAGCAAGCTTCGCCAGGCCACCAGCGGGacaagcagcaacaacaacaacaacaacagcaacaacaacagcaaacggAAAGCTATccccagcacctccaccacccggcCAGGATCTTCAGGAGGGAAACGGACCAGAGGAGGCGGAAATCGCTATGTTATCGAAAGTAGCGAGGGCGACGACGtagatgaggaggaggaagacgaagacgaggaagaggaggagccgaAACAGGAGATTGAAGTTAAGGGAAACAGCAACCGTTCCGGTCTCCGAAACGACCTAGAaaatgacgacgatgaggaagacgaagaggaggaggaagaagaagaggatgaagatgaggataTGGACGATGGGGATGACATGGACATTGATgctgaaggggaagaggacgatgatgaggatgtcgacATGTCCATtgctcctccgccgcctgcTATCAAGGTCACCAAGCCTCAGAGGGGCGTGGCTGTCCCTGCCAGCAAGGCAAAGACCACGCCTGTCAAGGCTAAACCGGCTATTCACTAcgctgatgatgacgatgatgaggagctTAGTGAGCTGGAGAGCGAGCCGGAGGATATTACCATGGGagttgatgccgaggaggaagaggaggaggaagaggaggaggaggaggaggatgctgagggggaggaggaggatattgatgccgagggagaggaggagattgtggttgatgatgaggatgctgaagggggggaggatgatgatctGGACAGCGAGCTGGGGAGCAGAGGGGGAACACCAGATCTGTCAAAACTCACGGCCAGACAGAGGGCTAAGCTTGGAGAGGCATCTCACGAGTACCTTAAGCTGTCTGATGAGGTCCAAGCGAAGAAGGTTTTCACCGCCGAGGAGCTGTCCATGAGACGTGCCGAGATGGCCAGACGGAGACGGAATCTGAGCGAGAAGCGGAatgaggaggtcaag ATGGAAaccatcaacaagctcctcaagaAGCAAGCGCCCAAGACAAACCGGAAGAATGCGCTTCTTGCCGCGGGTGGGTATGATACCCCGGATGGCACCGCCGAGGCTGCTCCCCGTGCTGATCCCATGTTTGTGAGGTGGGTCAACAACAAAGACGGAAGCAAGGTGTCTGTTCCGGATGAGATATTGGCTGGACCTGCCGGGAGGGTTTTCATCAAGGGTGGTTTGGCTTCGGgcaggatggtggaggaggtctcTTAG